In Clupea harengus unplaced genomic scaffold, Ch_v2.0.2, whole genome shotgun sequence, one DNA window encodes the following:
- the LOC122131038 gene encoding histone H3, whose translation MARTKQTARKSTGGKAPRKQLATKAARKSAPATGGVKKPHRYRPGTVALREIRRYQKSTELLIRKLPFQRLVREIAQDFKTDLRFQSSAVMALQEASEAYLVGLFEDTNLCAIHAKRVTIMPKDIQLARRIRGERA comes from the coding sequence ATGGCAAGAACCAAGCAGACCGCCCGTAAATCCACCGGAGGCAAAGCCCCAAGGAAGCAGCTCGCTACCAAGGCTGCCCGCAAAAGCGCCCCAGCCACCGGTGGTGTGAAGAAGCCCCATCGTTACAGGCCCGGTACCGTGGCTCTGAGAGAGATCCGTCGGTACCAGAAGTCCACTGAGCTGCTGATCCGCAAGCTGCCCTTCCAGCGTCTGGTCAGAGAGATCGCTCAGGACTTCAAGACCGACCTGCGCTTCCAGAGCTCTGCCGTCATGGCTCTTCAGGAGGCCAGCGAGGCTTACCTGGTCGGTCTGTTCGAGGACACCAACCTGTGCGCCATCCACGCCAAGAGGGTCACCATCATGCCCAAGGACATCCAGCTGGCTCGTCGCATCCGTGGAGAGCGTGCTTAa
- the LOC122131039 gene encoding histone H2A-like, producing MSGRGKTGGKARAKAKTRSSRAGLQFPVGRVHRLLRKGNYAHRVGAGAPVYMAAVLEYLTAEILELAGNAARDNKKSRIIPRHLQLAVRNDEELNKLLGGVTIAQGGVLPNIQAVLLPKKTEKSK from the coding sequence ATGAGTGGAAGAGGTAAAACCGGAGGAAAGGCGAGGGCAAAGGCCAAGACACGTTCATCCAGGGCTGGACTCCAGTTCCCCGTGGGTCGAGTTCACAGGCTGCTCCGCAAGGGCAACTATGCCCATCGTGTTGGAGCTGGAGCTCCGGTCTACATGGCTGCCGTGCTCGAGTATCTGACCGCTGAGATCCTGGAGTTGGCCGGCAACGCTGCCCGTGACAACAAGAAGAGTCGTATCATTCCCCGCCATCTGCAGCTGGCTGTGCGCAACGACGAGGAGTTGAACAAGCTGCTCGGCGGAGTGACCATCGCTCAGGGTGGTGTGCTGCCCAACATCCAGGCAGTGCTGTTGCCCAAGAAGACCGAGAAATCCAAGTAA
- the LOC105891697 gene encoding histone H4 has product MSGRGKGGKGLGKGGAKRHRKVLRDNIQGITKPAIRRLARRGGVKRISGLIYEETRGVLKVFLENVIRDAVTYTEHAKRKTVTAMDVVYALKRQGRTLYGFGG; this is encoded by the coding sequence ATGTCTGGAAGAGGAAAAGGCGGGAAAGGTCTTGGAAAAGGAGGCGCCAAGCGTCATCGCAAGGTTCTCCGTGATAACATCCAGGGAATCACAAAGCCCGCCATCCGCCGCCTGGCTCGCCGTGGTGGTGTGAAGCGAATCTCCGGCCTCATCTACGAGGAGACTCGTGGTGTGCTGAAGGTGTTCCTGGAGAATGTGATCCGTGATGCCGTCACCTACACCGAGCACGCCAAGAGAAAGACCGTCACCGCCATGGATGTGGTCTATGCTCTGAAGCGTCAGGGCCGCACTTTGTACGGCTTCGGCGGTTAA
- the LOC105892247 gene encoding histone H2B 1/2-like, which translates to MPEPAKPAPKKGSKKAVTKTAAKGGKKRRKTRKESYAIYVYKVLKQVHPDTGISSKAMGIMNSFVNDIFERIAGESSRLAHYNKRSTITSREIQTAVRLLLPGELAKHAVSEGTKAVTKYTSSK; encoded by the coding sequence ATGCCTGAACCAGCGAAGCCAGCGCCTAAGAAGGGATCCAAGAAAGCCGTAACCAAGACGGCTGCAAAGGGAGGCAAGAAGCGCAGAAAGACCAGGAAGGAGAGCTATGCCATCTACGTGTACAAGGTGTTGAAGCAGGTCCACCCCGATACCGGTATCTCCTCTAAGGCGATGGGCATCATGAACTCTTTCGTGAACGACATCTTCGAGCGCATCGCTGGGGAGTCTTCCCGCCTGGCTCACTACAACAAGAGgtccaccatcacctccaggGAGATCCAGACCGCAGTGCGTCTGCTTCTGCCCGGTGAGCTGGCCAAGCACGCCGTGTCCGAGGGAACCAAGGCGGTCACCAAGTACACCAGCTCCAAGTAA